The Alteripontixanthobacter sp. genome has a window encoding:
- a CDS encoding DUF87 domain-containing protein, with product MADSEGSLTQEMDNFEADASHVASKELHKLIDGEHQVGDLLQIDYDEAEVMVHDHFRQRVGGLPLGCFLLATRLKPEQVVDCTQEDTSLILLRVVGKSRLPNATETDFNRFHAGQRASSDAENWDEINKTDQFTLHQLRYSGVRCRVLGTFRMREAARGNWQLSFGSDISNFYSGRGMKVYKPLGSGLMSIVNFATNATDESHSLHGMRAKVGRVRYASSERIVDEDGDAVAVVLDPTDLIARRTALFGMSRTGKSNTTKMIASSIFRLRTHGTDGRIGQLILDVNGEYANENVQDKTSLKNIALATEGAEQGDVVTYGLSKHPNDPDRKIVKINYYGGDPTSLWHDRDDVEDAMHSLLVGKIEVDTLLQGETVKYIKNFRDTSLEVNAAYDKSEATRYRRAIFAYRAALHAAGFEAPSTQAWYIKSLFGKALRDAMTADQNETDYVRAGTLMGKPSVTGDEAVELCQALRKFMQDKDSEYRDFNRQYAEDHDGRSWHDPRLDGLLAIFDYANGVRSFRSLTNQHDPAAVDDYAEEISDDLLAGRLVIYDQSLGDADQNRRAADRIMATLFERQKVAFVNPKKDDYEELIPPDDVIVYAEEAHNLLPAGNNADVKNIWSRAAKEGSKYRIGLVYATQEPSTIQSNILKNTDNWFVAHLNNSDETRELRKYYDFADFETAILRVPDPGFIRMRTLSNPYIVPIQVDKFRVD from the coding sequence ATGGCTGATAGCGAAGGCTCACTAACGCAAGAGATGGATAACTTTGAGGCCGATGCATCGCACGTTGCTTCAAAAGAGCTACATAAGCTTATTGATGGTGAGCATCAGGTCGGTGATTTGTTGCAGATAGATTACGACGAAGCCGAGGTTATGGTCCATGATCATTTTCGGCAGAGAGTAGGTGGTCTTCCGCTTGGCTGCTTCCTCCTTGCTACCAGGCTGAAGCCGGAACAAGTCGTGGATTGTACACAAGAAGACACGTCCCTCATCCTGCTTCGTGTTGTCGGAAAAAGCCGACTCCCAAACGCTACAGAAACTGATTTTAATCGCTTTCATGCAGGTCAAAGAGCGTCGTCTGATGCTGAGAACTGGGACGAAATTAACAAAACCGACCAGTTCACCTTGCATCAACTGCGCTATTCCGGCGTCCGATGCCGCGTGCTGGGTACGTTTCGTATGCGCGAAGCCGCAAGAGGGAATTGGCAGCTAAGCTTCGGCTCCGACATCTCGAACTTTTATTCTGGCCGAGGTATGAAAGTGTACAAGCCGCTCGGCTCAGGCCTCATGTCAATTGTGAATTTTGCCACTAATGCCACGGACGAAAGTCATTCCTTGCATGGTATGCGAGCAAAGGTCGGACGGGTTCGTTATGCCTCGTCCGAGAGGATTGTCGACGAGGACGGAGATGCTGTCGCTGTCGTTCTCGACCCAACAGATCTGATTGCACGCAGAACCGCACTGTTCGGTATGTCGAGGACTGGTAAATCGAACACAACTAAAATGATTGCGTCATCGATTTTTCGCTTGCGTACGCATGGGACGGACGGGCGTATAGGCCAGCTCATTCTCGACGTTAACGGAGAGTATGCGAATGAAAACGTTCAAGACAAAACATCTCTTAAGAATATCGCTCTTGCCACCGAGGGTGCGGAGCAAGGCGATGTCGTAACGTATGGCCTATCGAAGCATCCAAACGATCCTGATCGGAAGATCGTCAAAATCAACTATTATGGCGGCGATCCGACAAGCCTTTGGCATGACAGAGATGATGTGGAGGACGCGATGCACTCTCTGCTGGTCGGAAAAATCGAGGTCGACACACTACTCCAAGGGGAAACCGTAAAGTACATCAAAAACTTTCGAGATACATCCTTAGAGGTAAATGCCGCTTACGATAAAAGCGAAGCAACTCGATACAGACGGGCGATTTTCGCCTACCGTGCTGCGCTTCATGCCGCCGGTTTTGAGGCGCCATCGACACAAGCGTGGTACATTAAGAGCCTCTTCGGCAAGGCCTTGCGTGATGCGATGACGGCCGACCAGAACGAGACAGATTATGTTCGGGCAGGCACTTTGATGGGCAAGCCAAGTGTAACTGGCGATGAGGCTGTGGAACTCTGCCAAGCCCTTCGAAAATTTATGCAGGACAAGGACTCCGAATACCGCGATTTCAACCGGCAATATGCTGAAGATCATGATGGCAGAAGCTGGCACGATCCGAGACTGGACGGTTTGCTTGCAATTTTTGATTACGCGAACGGTGTTCGCTCCTTTAGGTCACTCACCAATCAGCATGATCCGGCCGCTGTCGATGACTATGCTGAAGAGATATCAGACGACTTGCTAGCTGGAAGATTGGTCATTTACGACCAATCTCTCGGTGATGCTGACCAAAACCGGCGAGCGGCGGATCGCATCATGGCCACGCTGTTTGAACGTCAAAAAGTGGCTTTCGTTAATCCAAAAAAGGATGACTATGAAGAGCTAATCCCGCCAGATGACGTAATTGTCTATGCTGAGGAGGCGCATAACCTACTCCCTGCCGGAAACAATGCTGATGTCAAAAACATTTGGTCGCGCGCGGCAAAGGAGGGTTCAAAATATAGAATTGGCCTAGTTTACGCGACTCAAGAGCCGTCAACGATCCAGTCAAATATTTTGAAAAATACTGATAATTGGTTCGTGGCCCATCTCAATAACAGCGATGAGACTCGCGAGCTGCGAAAGTACTACGATTTTGCGGATTTTGAGACCGCGATTTTGAGAGTGCCTGATCCCGGGTTCATTCGCATGAGGACCCTGAGCAATCCATATATTGTGCCGATCCAAGTCGACAAGTTCCGGGTCGACTGA